The Gigantopelta aegis isolate Gae_Host chromosome 3, Gae_host_genome, whole genome shotgun sequence genome segment GTAGGTACAGTACCATATTACAcacagttatttccctttgatCAAGACGttagaaattaaatatatatatactggccttggtggcgtcatggttaagccatcgtacataaggctggtaggtacaaggtttgCAGCTCGGTaacggcttccacccagagcaagttttaacagcTCGATGGGtataagaccattacaccctctactctctcatgaaaccactaacaattaacaactaacccactgtcctggacagacagcccagatatttgaggtgtgtgcccaggacagtgtgcttgaacaataattggatataagcatggaaataagttgaaaagaaattaaaaatatagttactggccttggtggtgtcgtggttaagccatcggacataaggctggtaggtacagggttttaatgactcaatgggtacgtgtaagATGCTGAGATTTATGTGGGAGTCAGTGTGACTGAATTCAAAACTGGGAGTCAACAAGACATAACATAATCTGTGTAtccacaacaaaaaataaaaactagtaaTTAATTCAATATCTCTACAGTGGCAATTACAACAAAACTGTTGAATATTTTATGACAATGCAATGGTTTTAAGCTTGCATGTGCATGCACAcgcaaacaaatacacatgcatgcacacacacacacacacacacacacacagagacacacacacacacatgcagacacacTCAAACATTTGACTATgctattttgaatttgtttttaacgatGCTGATATTGACGTATAGTGGCATTATTGATAGCTTTATTATACTGAATGTTTGTATGTTATTTCAGCTGAACCAGTTGTGGAAAGGAATTTAAAACATGTCCCGGATGATGCTGTATTAATTCACTGCAGTGTGGGTGATAGACCATAGTAAGTTGTTACTGAAGGTGTTTtgtaaattgaaatttaatatCCATGTATtagctatatatttattttgaagaaaaatgtgttattttaatgGTTAACATTATAAAAAGgaagcaaggaatgttttatttaatgaagcactCAGAACATTTTAATTGCAGTTATatagcctttgttataccagttgtggagcactggctggaatgagaaatagttcagtgggctcaccgatggggatcgatcctagactgactgtgcatcaggcaagcactttaccactgtccTGCCATCGGTGTTAAGCAGTACTCACAATATGCTTGTtacacttaaaatattttttttattgtttttggatTAATAATGAATTCTGAAGATGCTGTTGCATTTTAAACATCAGCCTGTgagcttctagattattgtagccccactcccatgactagtgatattcaatgttgggctagtaaataactactattgccatgcctgacggctagtgaatttttgtgTGTCAAATTttgcagttacgtctattttgtaaatataaatatcctgaccccaccccaacccccaatgttagtgtttacaAGCTCTAactctctctttaggtgacatatcttattatttgtattatttagtacaattaaaagtaaagtagggctaatggatttttaatcgtggctagtacatttttaaaatcactgatcccatggctagtggattttaaaaaaatctataagccctaaaaaaaaaattaacatgtatTTTGATATCATTTATACATGTgcatttgtgtatatgtatatcatcTACTACAATACAAACTGTAATAAGTAACTGCCTGTCTTAAGAAGACACCTTTTAATATTTCCAGTGGGTGACTGATTAATACATGTTTGTTGGGCTGTATATAGTGataaaacaattttcttttcttttccacaGCTGGAAAGATCAGAACAATGCTTTCAGGACAGACCCCAAATTAAAACTGAAGTCAGTACCTACACTAATGAAGGTTGGAACGGTATGGTGGATATTTGTCTGTTACTGTCGGTGTGATATATTGACTTGACAATACAATGATAAGACCAGTTCTTAATACAACAATGTCATAGGTGTCGGAAGTGTGGGTGCCGGGTGTGCCCCACAAATGTGAAGATAATGCATCACCCTCGGCAGTTGAAAATCAGATTAATACATagctgccccctcccccaaaaatagcttgttttgtttaacgacaccactggagcacattgattaattaatcattggctattggatgtcaaacatttggtaattctgacacatagtcaccagagaaaacctgttacatttttcctaatacagcaagggatcttttatatgcactttcccacagacaggaacgtACATAACACAACCTTTTGTCCAGTtgaggtgcactggttggaacaagaaaaacccaatcaattgaatggatctactgaggtggttcgctcctgtgatgcaagcacctcaagcgagcactcgactGACTCAACCAGCTCAATCCTGccacccaccccctccctctcccctcaCCCAAAGTCACTGTCACATTCCAATGCTTATAACTGTGTTGGTGTGGCAAAACACATTAATTTGGTAgtggaaagaaaggaatgtttgtttaatgacactagttcaaggagagtaattttcagcatgtgaattaaaaaacaaagtacTATCTTATACCAGGATTAAATAGTGAtgcttaaagccgcacaccctagtttcatccagcgaaaataaattataatttggttaatctacaaacctgtaacacacttagatcacgtttttatcaaatggagtgaaaaagcaggttttatatcgataaataccatgggaatccccatgtcccaattgcttgaaataattttgaaagttagtattctgatgtcaccggtagatgttgctcgaagcacaacaatgcctacgtcacgacaaatttcacagagtgcgcacagacttggtgtgcgttcttttcacctctcctggatgtgttctgtcctggttgtatcccctctccagatatcgtaagacttagcaaaattattggttttaagggtttgtaacgttttgtattgagacacttacttgtctgaactttattgttactgaaaatgtccacgaactgtgaagaaaaatctcacaaatgaacaacaaatcggatgttgattgcgcgaactgtgcatgagaaaacaaaccgaaccaaaatgataatggtcacgtggtataccaacgtctgtgacattgaaatggaaatatcccgtctaaaaatagtttagaccttgtctgctcaacatttttttctcaaacgtgcgtccgtttttaagaaatacgaaaaatgcattttgtggtattacaaaaaccaggattaccaaaaaacacttcaggtgaatggaaatgtatattctaaataataaacagtaagtaaagtgcaattttatttgtgaaaaaatgggtttaatagcgaaaaacaacgctgtaatggttaacaactagccttAACTAgggtgtccctttaatatgataatatcttaaatggctaaGTTAAGTTTGGGGTActattaatcactcccctcattTGTTTTCACGGTGAGGTCTGTGCAAGAGccattaatgcaaaaaaaattcttttttataACCCCTCTCCCCATGgaacattttttaatgttatggCCATTTCCCCCTCAAACATTATGTAACTCTCATCAGTACTTCCCATTTTTTCTGTCATAATAACATGATATGACCAAAATTATTAGCTCTtctgtttgtatttatgtttggTTTGGTTATGTAACCCTTGAAacactatatgtacatgtatatccattttTGCAGTATACCAAATGTTGCAAAGAAAAGTGTTTTCTCCTCCAATATTTGTtacagagttatgtcccttcaATTATGTGTCTGCTTCAACAACGTATGCTCATtccatgttccgactgtttctACCATTTGTGCAACATGACGAAGTGCCTATGTTTCTAACAAGCTGGATGACATTGTAACCATTATTATTATCTCTCCAAATAATGCAATGGGTATACAGTGTTAGACTGTTGGTCCTCTTAGTCCCAGCCTTTGTCAGACCCTTCCATTGTGCACACATCCATCCATAGCACATGTAAAGAGACAGAGTGCACCATTGTTCCATAAATGTATGCCCCCATACTCAAAATGCTTGAAAAGAAAAcatgcagaattttttttaaatgcaacaaACTGGttgtattacaattattatttattttgtaaaactggtaattttttatttttttatttttttcagccACAAAGACTAGAAGAGGAACAATGCACCAAAGATGATTTAATACAGATGTTGTTTGAGGACTAATAGTAATATACCTACCTACCTCTTACCCATTTAATACATACATTCCCTCTGTTCTTTATCACAGTTTGATTAAAACCTATTAAATGATCTTCAACTAACCATGACaataaattaccattaaattaatttaacgcTGTAATCTCTTTACAGGTTTACAGGTGTAAAGAATAACAATCTAGTgacgcaaaaaaaaaagagactgaAATTgaccttttaaaattattgtttctCCTGTGTGAAGTTTGTACATCAAGTTTGCTGATTGTTTTAATGTACATAATGTAGTTTATAAAATGAGTTAACAGATCTAttctttttaagtttaaatCATATACAGCATATCTCAgtgtattttttataaaaacctGGTTAGACCTCAAAAGATCATGATTTTCTTCCCAACACATTCTAATAGACATTTGTTGTAAGTTAATTGTGAAATATTCATAGTGTgtgtttacaatatttattaacatttatttttgtcaatggaaataaaaaacattagtacatgtattgtgttcAGTACTGTATTAATAACTGGGTTTTGTTTTCCATACTTGACATTTGTGAAGTTAGTCTACTGACATTTGTAGGTGACATCCCAAAACTCCTGGAAAACGTCCTGGAAAATGTCTAGTAAAAATGATGGgaaatcatggaaagtcatATAATTTGCTTGGTAAATAAGTATATGAACCCTGAACTAGACTGATGGGTAATAACACAACTGCTTATTTCACtgtatgaaaacatttttatcaaaATTCACAACACTTCCTAACCTGAAAGAATATTCTAGAATACACATTACTGTTGAAACAGCGGGTCAGTCAATTAGCATTCTGAAGTTCAGGCATTGGCAAGCATGGGAGGGTTTGGGAATAGAAACCCCCCTTTCCCACttaagcaaaaaaaagaagaagatattttTAGGAGGATGACTCGAGCCTTCTTTAAACTTCTTtcccacagtctagaccccccacccccctctaaaattcctgcacatgcgcctgatCCTGATAGGGCATATATTAAACGGAAGTTAACGACCAACTTGGGGAAGACGGGGGGGTAGCTTCCCAGTGAAGTTTTGAATCACTCAATggtgcattttaaaaacaaatccatgGCCTGTTTTGCTTTTTTAAGCAACAAAACACATACTGCGTGGAATCGTTAATCCTAATCGAAATATAATAGTCTATCGCCGAAAGTTCATTGAAACAATTTCTGCTTCCAGAATGGAGCTAAAAGTaactattaatttaaaaaaaaatgagtgGGGACATTATCTCGCACAATTCTCACGTGGTGGATTCATAATAAGCCTTAATAAGTTTGGCCTTTTTGCGGTGCTTAAATTACTGTTCTGATCTTCATGAAATGTTCCAATAATTTTTCAACAGGTATTGACATAATGACTGATAATTATGTTTAACGTTTTCTTATTTTGATAATAGTCGTTTTTGGAATGATGCGTAGGTGATGACATATGAAGCAGAACAGGATGAACACGGTGCACTCCTACAGGTGAAACCATTGTTGGCAACTCCCCACGCCAATGCGTTCTGTTACGGCACATTTCATGATGGTGTGCACTCGACATGAGCTAATAACCAATAACAGAGTAAAAGGATGTAAAGACGTTCTTCAAAATGGAAATGTCAAGTTACCGATATGAGTGATGCGGTTTCGAAGCTTTAAATATTGATGAACGCTTGATCTGACAAACGGATATAGAATGAACAACCATCCTTAATTACCCATCGTCTGCAAGCAACAATTCATCGACTAAATCAGATAAAGGGAATTGTTTAAGTTGACAACGAGTCCCAAACGGCTTTTGCTCTTCTCAGATTGCACGGGCTATTACCAAAATTACAGCATCTCTGTGGGCAAAATAATTTAAGCGTTTGCCGTATCAACTATCAAAGTGCAATCCTTCGTCTGACAATTATTCCCTTAGATACACACTATTCTGCGTAATGGACTGTTATCTCCGGTAGCTAAAGGCAATGCAAATTAAAGCCAAGTGGAGTTTCATTTTAAGTAAACTGACAAGTGAAGATCAAGTTATGATCAAGTTACTGAACTTGTTGACACACAGTTTGATATTGCATTCTGACGGTTTCTTGGCAAACAGTTTAGATAGGAGCACTGCGGTGCAGTGTGTTTCGCCTGTCACATTTTTTTCCATACGAAATTCAGACGCAGATTTCATCTGACCATAATCCGCTtgcgtatatgtatatacatatacttgaTCCGTAATGCGTAATCCACATCAATCACTTTCAAAGCAAATTAGTTAAGTAGATTCAATGTATTCGTTTTACGTGTGCATCCGATTACTATGTGCATTGCGGATTACGTATACTGATTACGGACAAATGGAATTTGCGCTTCACCTGTGTACTTGGcctatattataaataacagcCCTTGACACTTATTTATCACTGGTGTGCATATGAGTTAGGGTGGACTGTTTTGAAAAGAAGGATGGGTAAATGTGAATGTGTAGATAAAAAGTGGAAAGTTACAGCTATATTTCAGATCTCGTGCCAGCTGTATTTCTGATATAGTGCACCCTATCGTTGGTGACACAGAGGAGCCGGCGTAGGTCTGTAATagacgtgtgctacaacagcttgtatATGAATGTGCATGTGGAGCTATTTGTCCTCACCTGTCTTGGTGAAACAGAAAgctcattatatatttttcctGTGATGGGAATGttcaatgaaggaaggaaatgttttatttaacgacgcactcaacacattttatttacggttatatggtgtctgacataaggttaaggaccacacagatactgagagaggaaagccgctgtcgtcacttcatgggtttactctttttcgattagcagcaagggatcgtttatatgaaccaccccacagacagggtagtagataccacggcctttgctatgccagtcgtggtgcactggctggaacgagaaatagcccaattggcccaccgacggggatcgatcccaaaaccgatgatgccagcgctttaccactgggctacgtcccgtcatGCTGGGTAGCACATTCGTCCACAGCTCAGTGTGACGTTGGtctgatgatgctgatgatgattttttttttttttttttcacttatgcAAAATACTTTTAACACTTGGTTGAATGACCATAGGCTACAGACTCGGATGATGGGGTGTCCCTAACGACCCAGCGTTTAGCAACTGAATACAATGAATTAATATTCTTTACTAGAAACATCAACTATCTTGGTCAGCGTGGTGTTTCTGTTGAAGATTGACACATGTGTAatgtcctttaaaaaaataaatacccccccccccccctccaaaaaaaaaccaaaaaaaaaacccctaacaCGTTGCAACCCACCATAGAAAAAAATCCTTCCGCCATGGCCATGGCCATGTCATATGCAAACTTTCAGAATAGCCACAGAATCGCCCAATCTTGCTGGTAAGTACACCAAATCCCCACCAATATTTTATCTATTCAGCTGTTCCATAGTTTGTAATATTTAGGCTGTGGAAAAATTAGaggcagataaaaaaaaaaaaaaatatatatatatactcttcaaaaaaagaaacgcaaaagggtacaaatgggttataactccgattttatgtttcctaccggttcatgctttgtgaatataaggtcattgcatgtcccaaacacattcccacggttacattcgataaaacgcagctactgtacaataaagttccaaaatgtgaatattcgcaaaaacgcagccacgtgcaaaccatgtcaccactgcacgtgcgttgtcttcacgtgcaacatgaacaccgacagtataaaagtgcagggtgttcgcttgcctggcctctgtatctggccgacagttgacaatccaggacatgccacgtctcagtgaaccgcagagaaacaatgccatcggccgactagacgcaggcgaatccagaacggccgttgccagggcattccatgtgtccccaagcaccatctccagactgtgggaccgttaccagcaacatggatcaacacgtgacctccctagatccggtcgaccacggggtcactacccccgggcaggaccgctacatccgggtacgccaccttcgggaacgattgactactgccacctccacagccgcagcaataccaggtttgcgcaggatatccgaccagaccgtacggaaccgcctacgtgaggtaggaattcgtgccagacgtccagttcgaggtgtcatcttaacaccacaacaccgtcgactccgactgcagtggtgccagattcatcgacaatggcctcatctgcgatggagacaggtgtggttcagtgacgagtcccgatttctgctccgacgtcatgatggaagatgtcgcgtgtataggcgtcgtggtgaacgttatgcggcaaactgcgtgcaggaagtggacagattcggcgggggtagtgtcatggtgtgggcagccatctcacacactggcagaactgacctggtccacgtgcagggcaacctgaatgcacagggctacattgaccagatcctccggccacacatcgttccagttatggccaacgccaacgcagtgttccaacatgacaacgccaggcctcacacagcacgtctcacaacggctttcctacagaacaacaacattaatgtccttccttggccatcgatatcaccggatttgaacccaattgagcatctatgggacgagttggaccgacgcctccgacagcgacaaccacagccccagaccctgcccgagctggcagcagccttgcaggccgagtgggccaccatcccccgggacgtcatccgtactctggttgcttcaatgggcaggcggtgccaggcagttgtcaacacacgcggaggccacacccggtattgactccagatgaccttgaccttggtggtgtgtcctatcacttactcacaatggactagagtgaattgtgaacaatcctgcaacatttggtaattatcggactcaccattcaataattaaatcaattctccaaatgttacaacaatgtggttttgcgtttcttcttttgaagagtatatatatatatatatactcttccaaaaaaaataaaaataggggaactctaataagaatttacaattgccaaaattgtacggtatattagctgtagggaatgaatg includes the following:
- the LOC121389465 gene encoding thioredoxin domain-containing protein 17-like, which produces MVQKINIEGHDAYCKALEEHKGKTLFALFCGNEDPATGKSWCPDCVVAEPVVERNLKHVPDDAVLIHCSVGDRPYWKDQNNAFRTDPKLKLKSVPTLMKVGTPQRLEEEQCTKDDLIQMLFED